A single genomic interval of Bacillota bacterium harbors:
- a CDS encoding oligosaccharide flippase family protein, which translates to MDDHREGTGALFAAHAAARIVDFLYRILIVRAVGAAAVGALGVIGSLYGLLVTLASAGIPAAVTNLTAEKAAKGDRVGLERTLSLSFLITGGLGVLLAGGLMIASKPTARLLFHDPSLHLPILALAPAVAIVPVSGVYRGYLQGRHFTYPTAQARLVEAIAQTAFGLSALTLAASLPLVSATTILACAITVGEAAGLVSVYASFQRVHGHTRHPPQRRGDPHVVGSGVKEVERLVGQHLGSHRGAVDGREGPARLRDDLGTMSRFAWASTSVRLVAMASGVISAAMIPALLRAAGHPPDRALALYGQLGGMAGQIAFFPATLVWAFTFNLTPALSACRTRGDTRSAPRLVEDSLYQAWMLALPAAACTFLLAEPLCRFAFGTSEAALLLATLAVVAPLVTIDQVMTASLHGWSEPGLAFRNFAIGEVINLGLTYLLVPRLGLAGAAVAIGIGTLIEALWDWLTLAGLLGRRPSLRRPASRAGLPAAVSGLGAYLVHRIAAPALGNSPATVLALVTAAVAVLAWTRPRASRLRKA; encoded by the coding sequence CTTTTCGCCGCCCATGCGGCCGCCCGGATTGTAGACTTCCTGTACCGGATACTCATCGTGCGCGCGGTCGGCGCTGCCGCAGTGGGGGCGCTTGGCGTAATCGGGTCATTGTATGGACTCCTGGTCACCTTGGCCAGTGCCGGCATACCGGCCGCGGTCACCAACCTAACCGCAGAAAAGGCAGCCAAGGGAGACCGGGTCGGCCTTGAGCGCACCCTCTCCCTTTCTTTTCTGATTACCGGCGGACTGGGCGTCCTCCTGGCCGGCGGGCTCATGATCGCCAGCAAGCCCACCGCCCGTCTTCTCTTTCACGACCCATCCCTGCACCTGCCCATCCTGGCCCTGGCCCCCGCCGTGGCCATAGTGCCCGTCTCCGGTGTGTACCGCGGTTACCTCCAGGGCAGGCACTTCACCTACCCCACCGCCCAGGCCCGGCTGGTGGAAGCCATCGCCCAGACCGCCTTTGGCCTTTCAGCCCTGACCCTGGCCGCATCCCTGCCCCTGGTGTCGGCCACCACGATCCTGGCCTGTGCCATCACGGTGGGAGAAGCGGCAGGGTTGGTCTCCGTCTATGCCTCTTTCCAGCGCGTGCACGGCCACACCCGCCATCCCCCGCAACGTCGCGGCGACCCGCACGTGGTAGGTAGCGGTGTCAAGGAGGTGGAGCGTCTCGTCGGGCAGCACCTGGGGAGTCACCGCGGGGCTGTCGATGGCAGGGAAGGGCCGGCACGGCTGCGAGATGACCTGGGGACCATGTCCCGGTTTGCCTGGGCCTCCACCAGCGTAAGGTTGGTGGCCATGGCCTCCGGCGTCATCAGCGCCGCCATGATTCCGGCCTTGCTGCGGGCAGCAGGCCACCCGCCCGACCGGGCTCTGGCTCTATACGGCCAATTGGGGGGCATGGCCGGTCAGATCGCCTTCTTTCCTGCCACGTTGGTGTGGGCCTTCACCTTCAACCTCACGCCGGCCCTCTCGGCCTGCCGTACCCGGGGTGACACCAGGAGTGCTCCCCGCCTCGTGGAAGATTCGCTCTACCAGGCATGGATGCTGGCCCTTCCTGCTGCCGCGTGCACTTTCCTCTTAGCAGAGCCCCTGTGCCGGTTTGCCTTCGGCACCTCGGAAGCCGCGCTGCTGCTCGCGACCCTGGCAGTAGTCGCACCCCTGGTCACCATAGACCAGGTCATGACTGCTTCCCTCCACGGATGGTCGGAGCCAGGCCTGGCTTTCCGCAATTTCGCCATCGGGGAAGTAATCAACCTGGGACTCACATACCTGCTGGTGCCACGCCTGGGGCTGGCCGGAGCAGCAGTAGCGATCGGGATCGGGACCCTGATCGAAGCCCTCTGGGACTGGTTGACCCTGGCCGGCCTGCTGGGGCGGCGCCCTTCCCTACGTCGCCCTGCTTCCCGGGCGGGGCTCCCCGCCGCCGTATCCGGCTTGGGGGCCTACCTGGTACACCGGATAGCCGCCCCTGCCCTGGGCAACTCGCCGGCTACGGTGCTGGCTCTGGTAACAGCAGCGGTGGCAGTACTGGCATGGACCCGGCCGCGGGCGTCG